The following are encoded in a window of Geobacter metallireducens GS-15 genomic DNA:
- the xerC gene encoding tyrosine recombinase XerC, which produces MEQEIAAFIRHLETERNVSPHTLAAYRSDLAQFREFVRQETGAAAEPEGVSHLLIRRWLALLHRDHTKSSVGRKLAAVRAFFKHLIRTGRLVKNPAELVSTPKKEKKVPYHLSIDEATALVETPKEPDILSLRDRAILETLYSCGVRVSELTGLNIGGIDLDDGTARVLGKGGKERIVPVGSIARAALSHYLTARNHPPLDAPLFTNARGGRLTPRSVRRVVDKHILRIAAMRKISPHTLRHTFATHLLEGGADLRAIQELLGHASLSTTQKYTHVGIDRLMEVYDKAHPKARK; this is translated from the coding sequence ATGGAACAGGAGATAGCAGCCTTCATCCGGCACCTGGAAACGGAGCGCAACGTCTCGCCCCACACCCTCGCCGCCTACCGCTCGGACCTGGCCCAGTTCCGGGAGTTCGTCCGGCAGGAAACGGGAGCGGCGGCGGAACCGGAAGGGGTTTCGCACCTCCTGATCCGGCGCTGGCTCGCGCTCCTGCACCGGGACCACACCAAAAGCTCCGTGGGGCGGAAGCTAGCGGCGGTGCGGGCCTTTTTCAAGCACTTGATCCGGACCGGGCGCCTCGTCAAGAATCCCGCCGAGCTCGTCTCCACCCCCAAGAAGGAAAAGAAGGTCCCCTATCACCTCTCCATCGACGAGGCGACCGCCCTGGTGGAAACCCCAAAGGAGCCGGACATCCTGAGCCTGCGGGACCGGGCCATCCTCGAAACCCTTTACTCCTGCGGCGTCCGGGTGTCTGAACTGACCGGCCTGAACATAGGGGGGATCGACCTGGATGACGGCACCGCGCGGGTTCTCGGCAAGGGGGGAAAGGAGCGGATCGTGCCGGTGGGAAGCATCGCCCGCGCCGCCCTCTCCCACTACCTGACCGCCCGAAACCATCCCCCCCTCGACGCCCCCCTCTTCACCAATGCCCGGGGGGGACGCCTCACCCCCCGCAGTGTCCGGCGCGTGGTGGACAAGCATATCCTCCGGATCGCCGCCATGCGAAAGATTTCCCCCCACACCCTCCGGCACACCTTCGCCACCCACCTGCTGGAAGGGGGAGCCGACCTGCGAGCCATCCAGGAGCTTCTGGGGCACGCCTCCCTCTCCACGACCCAGAAGTACACCCATGTCGGCATCGACCGCCTCATGGAAGTCTACGACAAGGCCCACCCCAAGGCCCGGAAATAA